A single Triticum dicoccoides isolate Atlit2015 ecotype Zavitan chromosome 2A, WEW_v2.0, whole genome shotgun sequence DNA region contains:
- the LOC119353929 gene encoding probable WRKY transcription factor 3, translating to MAAGQWSGIGDGGGLWAPPALDGLFPDEQPPPAASALGFFGGPLSLAQLPSPPPLLGYPQDNFDVFHEQDLAQLAAQVAQKKELREKQGAGLHHKIGPQLAFSKYSILDQVDNSSSFSLATSVLTPQHVSSSVGAASIQGQTLPSHTGSGSVNTGPTGVLQVLQDSSTTLDSINTGSAGVLEALQGSSITLDKPADDGYNWRKYGQKAVKGGKYPKSYYKCTLNCPVRKNVEHSADGRIIKIIYRGQHCHEPPSKRFKDCGDLLNELDEFNDAKDPSTRSQLGCQGYYGKPITPNGTMVDGLLPTKEEGDEQLSSLSDIREGDGEIRTVDGDVGDADANERNAPGQKIIVSTTSDVDLLDDGYRWRKYGQKVVRGNPHPRSYYKCTYQGCDVKKHIERSSEEPHAVITTYEGKHTHDVPESRNRSQGTGQHHCKEQTYSEQPAASFCSSSEKRKYGTAILNDLAF from the exons ATGGCGGCGGGGCAGTGGTCAGgcatcggcgacggcggcggcctctGGGCCCCGCCCGCGCTCGACGGCCTCTTCCCCGACGAGCAGCCGCCGCCGGCCGCGTCGGCGCTCGGCTTCTTCGGGGGACCCCTATCCCTCGCGCAGCTCCCTTCCCCTCCGCCGCTCCTCGGGTACCCCCAG GACAACTTTGATGTGTTCCATGAACAAGACCTAGCACAGCTGGCAGCACAAGTAGCTCAAAAGAAAGAGTTGCGGGAAAAACAAGGGGCGGGATTGCATCACAAGATTGGACCTCAACTAGCTTTTTCGAAATACAGTATACTTGATCAAGTGGACAACTCTTCTTCTTTCTCATTGGCAACTTCAGTGCTGACACCTCAGCATGTCAGTTCTTCCGTAGGCGCGGCATCAATTCAGGGACAGACTTTGCCATCACACACTGGTAGTGGTAGTGTCAACACTGGACCAACTGGAGTTTTACAAGTGCTTCAAGATTCATCCACCACTCTGGACAGTATCAACACTGGATCGGCTGGAGTTCTGGAAGCACTCCAAGGTTCATCCATCACTCTGGATAAACCTGCTGATGATGGATACAATTGGCGTAAGTATGGACAAAAGGCAGTCAAGGGTGGGAAGTATCCAAAGAGCTATTACAAATGCACCCTGAACTGCCCGGTCAGGAAAAATGTAGAGCACTCTGCAGATGGACGAATTATTAAAATAATTTATAGAGGTCAGCACTGCCATGAACCTCCCTCAAAGAGGTTTAAAGATTGTGGTGATTTATTGAATGAGTTAGATGAATTCAATGATGCCAAGGATCCTTCAACTAGATCACAATTAGGTTGTCAAGGTTATTATGGAAAACCTATAACGCCAAATGGCACGATGGTGGATGGTTTATTGCCAACGAAGGAAGAGGGAGATGAGCAATTATCTAGTTTAAGTGATATCCGGGAAGGTGATGGTGAAATAAGAACtgttgatggagatgttggtgatgcCGATGCAAATGAAAG GAATGCACCAGGTCAAAAGATCATCGTGAGTACAACGAGCGATGTTGATCTTTTGGACGACGGCTATAGGTGGCGCAAGTATGGACAGAAAGTGGTGAGAGGAAATCCTCACCCAAG GAGCTATTACAAGTGCACTTACCAAGGCTGCGACGTCAAGAAGCATATCGAGAGATCTTCCGAGGAACCACATGCTGTGATAACCACATACGAAGGGAAGCATACCCATGACGTGCCTGAGTCTAGGAACAGAAGCCAAGGCACAGGTCAACACCACTGCAAAGAGCAGACTTATTCAGAACAACCAGCTGCTAGCTTCTGCAGTAGCTCGGAAAAGAGAAAATACGGAACAGCCATTCTGAACGATCTCGCCTTCTAG